A section of the Acropora muricata isolate sample 2 chromosome 4, ASM3666990v1, whole genome shotgun sequence genome encodes:
- the LOC136914176 gene encoding neuropeptide FF receptor 2-like isoform X1 has translation MSDSAGNSSEVPQMSQMNYVAEPLGLRIFRLTIYVVIFLLATVGNALVIFVVYKTRELHTVTGFLIANLAVADLGVGLLCIPFTVVYYELNFRWPFGPIMCKILPALMPCFVMGSVGTMLAISVDRHQSIVHPFGMRVTRSQGKLVMVLIWLTALLPALPILGVMNFVRSPNGESCQESWPTEIPYPRIYLLCSFALTYAIPLPIMIVIYIKIGMKLRQAIKDGADRPGFTQAQATKRIIKMLSAVVICYALCFLPFHTLYFLIDFGDFQFSYMFLLQSYFQLLMYSNSATNPVLYAFLGDQFKKGFKRVIGKGSRRGFSSHPQRTMSTRTSTM, from the exons ATGAGTGACTCGGCGGGAAATTCCTCTGAAGTGCCACAAATGTCCCAAATGAATTACGTTGCTGAACCACTTGGGCTTCGAATTTTTCGCTTAACTATTTACGTGGTTATCTTCCTGTTGGCAACAGTTGGAAACGCTCTTGTTATCTTCGTAGTTTACAAAACACGAGAACTACACACCG TAACAGGTTTTTTGATAGCTAACCTGGCCGTGGCTGATCTTGGGGTCGGACTTCTTTGTATTCCGTTTACGGTCGTCTATTATGAGCTGAATTTCCGCTGGCCATTTGGTCCGATTATGTGCAAAATTCTCCCAGCTCTTATGCCCTGTTTTGTCATGGGATCCGTCGGCACTATGCTTGCAATTTCAGTTG ACCGCCACCAGTCAATTGTTCACCCATTTGGCATGCGCGTCACAAGGTCCCAGGGAAAACTTGTTATGGTACTGATATGGTTGACAGCTCTCCTACCAGCTCTCCCTATTCTTGGAGTTATGAACTTTGTTCGCTCTCCAAACGGGGAAAGTTGCCAAGAATCTTGGCCAACTGAAATTCCATACCCAAGAATCTACCTGCTGTGCAGTTTTGCGCTAACTTATGCAATTCCTCTTCCAATAATGATTGTTATTTACATCAAAATCGGGATGAAGCTTCGTCAAGCAATTAAGGATGGTGCTGATAGACCAGGATTCACACAGGCTCAAGCAACTAAGAGAATCATCAAAATGCTGTCAGCGGTGGTTATTTGCTACGCATTGTGTTTTCTACCATTTCACACTTTGTACTTCTTGATAGATTTCGGTGACTTCCAATTTAG CTACATGTTCCTCTTGCAATCCTATTTCCAGTTACTGATGTACAGCAATAGTGCTACTAACCCTGTGTTGTATGCATTCCTTGGAGACCAGTTTAAAAAGGGATTCAAGAGAGTCATCGGTAAAGGAAGCAGAAGAGGATTCAGTTCTCACCCGCAGAGGACGATGAGTACTCGCACCTCAACCATGTAG
- the LOC136914176 gene encoding neuropeptide FF receptor 2-like isoform X3, whose translation MSDSAGNSSEVPQMSQMNYVAEPLGLRIFRLTIYVVIFLLATVGNALVIFVVYKTRELHTVTGFLIANLAVADLGVGLLCIPFTVVYYELNFRWPFGPIMCKILPALMPCFVMGSVGTMLAISVDRHQSIVHPFGMRVTRSQGKLVMVLIWLTALLPALPILGVMNFVRSPNGESCQESWPTEIPYPRIYLLCSFALTYAIPLPIMIVIYIKIGMKLRQAIKDGADRPGFTQAQATKRIIKMLSAVVICYALCFLPFHTLYFLIDFGDFQFSY comes from the exons ATGAGTGACTCGGCGGGAAATTCCTCTGAAGTGCCACAAATGTCCCAAATGAATTACGTTGCTGAACCACTTGGGCTTCGAATTTTTCGCTTAACTATTTACGTGGTTATCTTCCTGTTGGCAACAGTTGGAAACGCTCTTGTTATCTTCGTAGTTTACAAAACACGAGAACTACACACCG TAACAGGTTTTTTGATAGCTAACCTGGCCGTGGCTGATCTTGGGGTCGGACTTCTTTGTATTCCGTTTACGGTCGTCTATTATGAGCTGAATTTCCGCTGGCCATTTGGTCCGATTATGTGCAAAATTCTCCCAGCTCTTATGCCCTGTTTTGTCATGGGATCCGTCGGCACTATGCTTGCAATTTCAGTTG ACCGCCACCAGTCAATTGTTCACCCATTTGGCATGCGCGTCACAAGGTCCCAGGGAAAACTTGTTATGGTACTGATATGGTTGACAGCTCTCCTACCAGCTCTCCCTATTCTTGGAGTTATGAACTTTGTTCGCTCTCCAAACGGGGAAAGTTGCCAAGAATCTTGGCCAACTGAAATTCCATACCCAAGAATCTACCTGCTGTGCAGTTTTGCGCTAACTTATGCAATTCCTCTTCCAATAATGATTGTTATTTACATCAAAATCGGGATGAAGCTTCGTCAAGCAATTAAGGATGGTGCTGATAGACCAGGATTCACACAGGCTCAAGCAACTAAGAGAATCATCAAAATGCTGTCAGCGGTGGTTATTTGCTACGCATTGTGTTTTCTACCATTTCACACTTTGTACTTCTTGATAGATTTCGGTGACTTCCAATTTAG TTACTGA
- the LOC136914176 gene encoding neuropeptide FF receptor 2-like isoform X2, with protein sequence MSDSAGNSSEVPQMSQMNYVAEPLGLRIFRLTIYVVIFLLATVGNALVIFVVYKTRELHTVTGFLIANLAVADLGVGLLCIPFTVVYYELNFRWPFGPIMCKILPALMPCFVMGSVGTMLAISVDRHQSIVHPFGMRVTRSQGKLVMVLIWLTALLPALPILGVMNFVRSPNGESCQESWPTEIPYPRIYLLCSFALTYAIPLPIMIVIYIKIGMKLRQAIKDGADRPGFTQAQATKRIIKMLSAVVICYALCFLPFHTLYFLIDFGDFQFRQHPTLQSFSQLLMFSNSASNPVLYAFMGDLFRIGFKRTVVSTRESLRSFIAAGWDLISSTIS encoded by the exons ATGAGTGACTCGGCGGGAAATTCCTCTGAAGTGCCACAAATGTCCCAAATGAATTACGTTGCTGAACCACTTGGGCTTCGAATTTTTCGCTTAACTATTTACGTGGTTATCTTCCTGTTGGCAACAGTTGGAAACGCTCTTGTTATCTTCGTAGTTTACAAAACACGAGAACTACACACCG TAACAGGTTTTTTGATAGCTAACCTGGCCGTGGCTGATCTTGGGGTCGGACTTCTTTGTATTCCGTTTACGGTCGTCTATTATGAGCTGAATTTCCGCTGGCCATTTGGTCCGATTATGTGCAAAATTCTCCCAGCTCTTATGCCCTGTTTTGTCATGGGATCCGTCGGCACTATGCTTGCAATTTCAGTTG ACCGCCACCAGTCAATTGTTCACCCATTTGGCATGCGCGTCACAAGGTCCCAGGGAAAACTTGTTATGGTACTGATATGGTTGACAGCTCTCCTACCAGCTCTCCCTATTCTTGGAGTTATGAACTTTGTTCGCTCTCCAAACGGGGAAAGTTGCCAAGAATCTTGGCCAACTGAAATTCCATACCCAAGAATCTACCTGCTGTGCAGTTTTGCGCTAACTTATGCAATTCCTCTTCCAATAATGATTGTTATTTACATCAAAATCGGGATGAAGCTTCGTCAAGCAATTAAGGATGGTGCTGATAGACCAGGATTCACACAGGCTCAAGCAACTAAGAGAATCATCAAAATGCTGTCAGCGGTGGTTATTTGCTACGCATTGTGTTTTCTACCATTTCACACTTTGTACTTCTTGATAGATTTCGGTGACTTCCAATTTAG GCAGCATCCAACTCTCCAAAGTTTCTCCCAGCTTCTTATGTTCTCAAACAGCGCCTCTAATCCTGTCCTTTACGCATTTATGGGTGACTTATTCAGGATTGGATTTAAACGAACCGTTGTTTCGACCAGAGAGAGCCTTAGGTCTTTCATTGCTGCTGGCTGGGACTTAATTTCTTCAACTATTAGTTAG
- the LOC136915737 gene encoding uncharacterized protein yields MCSTQDGCWAYPPRNHCLNRTSPTDRLATNNARLMSKRLSHPADRSNFLVRIVVFFAIWITHTLFFVFFVAVVILVVPLCYCLRGIMFYYSLRRNHRSEKLTKMPGSEAVWLRSCVNDEMTIPITNIFFIFDGQITMDEVHNFVRVNLLPQGKLSQSKTRPLKLKHFPVRVMTGYGWKELDDFNINNHVSERIDNALIPMELKETAPVLDGESLEIMWRVLLFPNFRESEHTGILIQVHESIADVFPSTRVVLESLGYKTVFLKKQCFLLGRVATLLSACFTGPLVIIKRLLMRKTDQFFTTDLESKDSSLHATWSRAVDLKSVKRIKDVTRTKVDIILLSCVAGAIRAYLQKSKAINPDDIRVCIRTDLRPQHTKLNLDNQFSLAFINLPVGTEGAVPRLWETRRRVANFSFALESYIIYGFIKLCLLIFPLSAVRRLINFLINKAPCTVTQIPGPNTPVYLNGKMAKMMACWTPRKTENGLSICLTHHGGQVHLGLVSHHSQINNCSLLIAEFEREVADLVSHLGKRALPSHLRWRYKLTNQQSNEVFEDREAMEEAVV; encoded by the exons ATGTGCTCTACACAAGATGGATGCTGGGCATATCCACCAAGAAATCATTGTTTAAATCGAACATCTCCGACTGACAGACTGGCAACCAACAACGCTCGCCTGATGAGCAAACGGCTCTCCCATCCGGCAGATCGTTCGAACTTCTTGGTGAGAATAGTCGTGTTCTTTGCGATCTGGATTACACATACTCTTTTTTTCGTGTTCTTTGTGGCCGTTGTTATTCTTGTAGTTCCATTGTGTTACTGTTTGCGGGGAATAATGTTCTATTACAGCCTTCGGCGGAATCATCGAAGTGAAAAGCTAACCAAGATGCCCGGTTCAGAGGCGGTCTGGTTGCGTAGTTGTGTAAATGATGAAATGACTATTCCGATAACTAACATTTTCTTCATATTTGATGGACAGATTACTATGGACGAGGTTCACAATTTTGTCCGTGTTAATCTACTTCCTCAGGGCAAATTAAGTCAGTCGAAAACACGACCCCTGAAATTAAAACACTTTCCAGTGCGAGTAATGACTGGCTACGGATGGAAGGAACTGGATGATTTTAATATTAACAATCATGTTTCTGAGAGAATTGACAACGCTTTGATACCTATGGAATTAAAAGAAACAGCACCAGTGCTAGACGGCGAAAGTCTTGAAATAATGTGGAGAGTTTTATTATTTCCAAACTTCCGTGAAAGCGAACATACCGGCATTTTAATTCAAGTGCACGAAAGTATCGCTGATGTGTTTCCTTCCACGAGAGTCGTATTGGAATCGCTCGGTTACAAGACAGTCTTCTTAAAGAAACAGTGTTTTCTTTTGGGTCGTGTTGCTACACTTTTGTCTGCCTGCTTCACTGGGCCTCTTGTTATTATCAAAAGATTATTGATGCGTAAGACAGATCAATTCTTTACAACTGATTTAGAATCGAAGGATTCTTCATTGCACGCGACATGGTCACGAGCCGTGGATCTGAAATCTGTTAAAAGGATAAAAGATGTCACTCGCACGAAAG tGGATATCATTCTCCTTTCTTGTGTTGCTGGTGCAATTCGTGCTTACCTCCAGAAAAGCAAAGCAATCAATCCAGATGATATTCGAGTCTGTATAAGAACTGATTTGAGGCCTCAGCATACTAAACTCAACCTGGATAATCAATTCTCTCTGGCTTTTATCAACCTTCCAGTGGGGACAGAAG GTGCAGTTCCTCGGCTTTGGGAAACCAGGCGAAGAGTTGCTAATTTTTCCTTTGCTCTCGAGAGCTATATTATTTACGGGTTCATCAAACTTTGCCTTCTAATTTTTCCTCTGTCAGCGGTGAGACGGTTAATAAACTTTCTTATCAATAAAGCTCCCTGCACAGTGACACAGATTCCTGGACCAAACACACCTGTGTATCTGAACgggaaaatggcaaaaatgatGGCTTGTTGGACCCCAAGAAAAACCGAGAATGGTTTGTCAATTTGTTTAACGCATCATGGCGGCCAAGTTCATCTTGGCCTGGTTAGCCATCATTCGCAAATCAACAACTGTTCATTGTTAATCGCCGAATTTGAGAGGGAAGTAGCAGATTTAGTCAGCCATTTGGGGAAAAGAGCTTTACCATCGCATTTGCGTTGGCGGTATAAGCTAACAAACCAACAATCCAATGAAGTTTTCGAAGACCGAGAAGCTATGGAGGAAGCTGTTGTATGA